One window from the genome of Cryptomeria japonica chromosome 6, Sugi_1.0, whole genome shotgun sequence encodes:
- the LOC131052840 gene encoding embryo-specific protein ATS3A isoform X1 translates to MADTQSHLLLSTYLMLAFIFISHCTASLQPQIGNPQEAALTQARESEKLGSCSYTVQVKTSCSAFAGTDDKISIAFGDAFGNQVYIARLDDPTTDTFERCSTDSFTILGPCVYKVCYLYLMRVGSDLWKPEWVRVYYGLGQSVSFTYDMFIPENVWYGFDLCNTVAPQYALSM, encoded by the exons ATGGCGGATACACAGAGTCATCTCTTATTGAGCACATATTTAATGTTAGCTTTCATCTTTATATCTCACTGCACAGCATCTCTACAGCCACAAATAGGCAACCCGCAAGAAGCAGCTCTTACA CAGGCAAGGGAATCGGAGAAATTGGGGAGCTGTTCATACACAGTGCAGGTAAAGACGAGCTGCTCTGCGTTCGCAGGGACAGACGACAAAATTAGCATTGCATTTGGGGATGCATTTGGAAACCAGGTGTACATAGCGAGACTCGATGACCCGACCACTGACACCTTTGAGAGATGTTCCACAGATTCCTTCACAATTTTGGGCCCCTGTGTTTACAAGGTGTGTTATCTGTACCTGATGCGCGTCGGATCTGATTTATGGAAGCCAGAGTGGGTTAGAGTTTATTATGGTCTGGGACAATCCGTTAGCTTCACTTATGATATGTTTATTCCCGAGAATGTTTGGTATGGATTTGATCTCTGTAACACTGTAGCTCCGCAATATGCTCTCAGTATGTAA
- the LOC131052840 gene encoding embryo-specific protein ATS3A isoform X2: protein MADTQSHLLLSTYLMLAFIFISHCTASLQPQIGNPQEAALTARESEKLGSCSYTVQVKTSCSAFAGTDDKISIAFGDAFGNQVYIARLDDPTTDTFERCSTDSFTILGPCVYKVCYLYLMRVGSDLWKPEWVRVYYGLGQSVSFTYDMFIPENVWYGFDLCNTVAPQYALSM, encoded by the exons ATGGCGGATACACAGAGTCATCTCTTATTGAGCACATATTTAATGTTAGCTTTCATCTTTATATCTCACTGCACAGCATCTCTACAGCCACAAATAGGCAACCCGCAAGAAGCAGCTCTTACA GCAAGGGAATCGGAGAAATTGGGGAGCTGTTCATACACAGTGCAGGTAAAGACGAGCTGCTCTGCGTTCGCAGGGACAGACGACAAAATTAGCATTGCATTTGGGGATGCATTTGGAAACCAGGTGTACATAGCGAGACTCGATGACCCGACCACTGACACCTTTGAGAGATGTTCCACAGATTCCTTCACAATTTTGGGCCCCTGTGTTTACAAGGTGTGTTATCTGTACCTGATGCGCGTCGGATCTGATTTATGGAAGCCAGAGTGGGTTAGAGTTTATTATGGTCTGGGACAATCCGTTAGCTTCACTTATGATATGTTTATTCCCGAGAATGTTTGGTATGGATTTGATCTCTGTAACACTGTAGCTCCGCAATATGCTCTCAGTATGTAA